In Macadamia integrifolia cultivar HAES 741 chromosome 12, SCU_Mint_v3, whole genome shotgun sequence, the following are encoded in one genomic region:
- the LOC122058214 gene encoding protein WHAT'S THIS FACTOR 1 homolog, chloroplastic — translation MKSLLLLKQSRIRSFLLESTGFLSIQIRYKSGGGRPKKKIYQRVYDLDRVMELQKKPSLILELKAIIQRQKHHSLLIRDLEKEVGFVKKWTFMSVIEKYPAIFRVDGGNRAPISVRLTEKAEKVASEEVHAVELMEPILVKNLRKLLMMSMDCRIPLEKIECIESEFGLPRDFKESLIPKYPEFFSVKDINGKSYLNLESWDSSLAITSREEKLDIVAVHDGSSDFSGSQKGAKVSRDGSFSGPNAFRMNFPAGFRPNTKYLEEVQKWQKMPFPSPYLNARRFEPADPKARKRAVAVLHELLSLTMEKRMSSAQLDAFHAEYQLPCKLLLCLVKNHAIFYITNKGARSTVFLKEAYDGSNLIDKCPLLRFYDKFIALSGRRDPKLSNEIPA, via the coding sequence ATGAAATCACTATTGCTGCTAAAGCAATCTCGTATCAGATCTTTTCTCCTTGAGAGTACTGGTTTTTTGTCCATACAAATTAGGTACAAGTCTGGTGGAGGAagaccaaagaagaagatatatCAGAGAGTCTATGATCTGGACAGAGTTATGGAGCTTCAGAAGAAGCCATCCCTTATTCTAGAACTCAAAGCCATCATCCAAAGACAAAAACACCACTCTCTTCTTATCAGAGACCTCGAGAAAGAAGTTGGGTTTGTTAAAAAATGGACCTTTATGTCTGTGATTGAAAAATACCCTGCAATCTTCCGTGTTGACGGTGGAAACAGAGCACCCATTTCAGTTAGGCTCACGGAAAAAGCAGAAAAGGTTGCTTCAGAAGAAGTTCATGCTGTAGAATTGATGGAACCCATTTTGGTGAAGAACTTGAGGAAGCTGTTAATGATGTCAATGGACTGTAGGATCCCACTAGAGAAGATTGAATGCATTGAATCAGAATTTGGTTTGCCTAGGGACTTCAAGGAATCATTAATTCCAAAGTACCCAGAATTCTTCTCTGTGAAAGACATTAATGGAAAATCTTATCTTAATCTGGAAAGTTGGGATTCTTCTTTAGCAATAACTTCGCGTGAGGAAAAGCTAGATATCGTTGCCGTCCATGATGGGAGCTCAGATTTTAGTGGGTCTCAAAAAGGAGCCAAGGTATCTAGGGATGGTAGTTTTTCTGGTCCTAATGCTTTCCGGATGAATTTTCCTGCTGGTTTCAGACCGAATACAAAATATCTTGAAGAAGTCCAAAAATGGCAGAAAATGCCCTTTCCTTCCCCATATTTGAATGCAAGGAGATTTGAGCCTGCGGACCCTAAAGCTCGAAAACGAGCAGTAGCAGTGCTACATGAGCTTCTTAGCTTGACCATGGAGAAGAGGATGAGTTCTGCCCAATTGGATGCATTTCATGCTGAGTATCAATTACCATGTAAATTGTTGCTTTGTTTGGTTAAGAATCATGCCATTTTCTACATCACAAATAAAGGAGCAAGAAGTACAGTCTTTCTGAAGGAAGCCTATGATGGATCAAATTTGATAGACAAATGTCCTCTTTTGAGATTCTATGATAAGTTCATCGCACTTAGTGGTAGGAGGGATCCCAAATTGAGTAATGAAATTCCTGCATAA